One genomic segment of Nitrospira sp. includes these proteins:
- a CDS encoding isoprenylcysteine carboxylmethyltransferase family protein — MDNDAAYGVWWLVLINSLFFILFALSFTRPRTGRDWRSLGVFSAFIVALFAEMYGFPLSLYLLSGWLANHYPEVDPFAHDTGHFWHVLLGIPGPAHSDPVHILSEVLVFIGLILLAVSWRVLYRAQREQTLATSGAYALVRHPQYAAFIIIMLGFLLQWPTFPTLVMFPVLVGMYVLLAHEEEAEARAQFGEAYEQYAAVTPAFVPSWKRVRGPES, encoded by the coding sequence ATGGATAATGACGCAGCCTACGGGGTGTGGTGGCTCGTCCTCATTAATTCCCTGTTCTTTATTCTTTTTGCGCTGAGCTTCACGCGTCCTCGGACCGGACGTGATTGGCGATCCCTTGGAGTCTTCTCCGCGTTTATCGTGGCCCTATTTGCGGAGATGTATGGGTTCCCCCTGAGCTTGTATCTGCTTTCGGGGTGGCTGGCGAACCACTATCCGGAGGTCGATCCGTTTGCTCACGACACCGGCCATTTCTGGCATGTCTTGCTCGGCATCCCTGGCCCCGCGCACTCTGATCCAGTGCATATTCTCAGCGAGGTGCTGGTTTTCATAGGGCTGATCCTGCTGGCGGTGTCCTGGCGCGTCTTGTATCGGGCGCAGCGCGAGCAGACCCTGGCCACAAGTGGAGCCTATGCCTTGGTCAGGCATCCGCAGTATGCCGCCTTCATCATCATTATGCTGGGTTTTCTTCTCCAGTGGCCGACCTTTCCGACGCTGGTCATGTTCCCTGTGCTCGTGGGGATGTATGTCCTGCTTGCGCACGAAGAGGAAGCAGAGGCTCGTGCGCAATTTGGCGAGGCCTATGAGCAGTATGCGGCAGTGACCCCGGCCTTTGTTCCTTCATGGAAGCGGGTACGAGGACCCGAAAGCTGA
- a CDS encoding DUF2235 domain-containing protein encodes MSGKNIVLCSDGTGNTAIKARGTNVFKLYEAVDIQGHKYDQTLRPQVAFYDDGVGTSRLAPVKLIGGAFGYGFRRNVKELYMELIHVYEPGDHIFLFGFSRGAYTVRALSGLIQYCGILDVGKVSHAALKHCVNKCWTAFRREAFQRVTESERRKNQPSPDKVKQDRARREACGAIIHDEHAPDGAVTIDFVGVWDTVGAVGMPFEELRDLFNWIYPMRFSELTPSSRIIRACHALSIDDDRRTFHPELWNEKDIPAAQVDQVWFAGVHSNVGGGYVKHGMSLVALDWMMAEAELCGLRFIKADREYVHTHQDVHDELYDARAGLGAYYRWEPRDIVKLCRDHHMGLPKIHVSLFERIANGTGCYAPINLPVQCEVVCTNEEQSWPSDRILWTIEREIGRGEETGMKPAGNESLLERMTGTIKSGKMSYYCFVAASIPAVGWWYALPPFPQAAETVAQWCPYPNLVIGGIYACLGGLVWWWSDRVDRRMDVVAQKHWQPRREALRNIFTEARTRRELEQAEGGTSTEREPGSFALR; translated from the coding sequence ATGTCAGGGAAAAATATCGTGTTGTGTTCAGATGGAACAGGCAACACCGCCATCAAAGCGCGGGGGACCAACGTCTTCAAACTGTACGAAGCGGTTGATATCCAGGGTCATAAGTACGACCAGACCTTGAGGCCGCAAGTGGCATTTTATGATGACGGAGTCGGCACGTCGCGGCTGGCTCCGGTCAAGTTGATCGGCGGCGCCTTCGGCTATGGGTTTCGCAGGAACGTCAAAGAACTCTACATGGAATTGATTCATGTCTACGAGCCGGGCGACCACATCTTCCTCTTTGGGTTCAGTCGGGGAGCCTATACGGTCAGGGCTCTCTCGGGGCTCATCCAGTACTGCGGCATTTTGGATGTGGGGAAAGTCAGCCATGCGGCACTCAAGCATTGCGTGAACAAATGCTGGACGGCGTTTCGGCGCGAGGCGTTCCAGAGGGTGACGGAAAGCGAGCGGCGGAAGAATCAGCCGTCGCCCGACAAGGTCAAGCAAGACCGAGCGCGACGTGAAGCGTGCGGCGCGATCATCCACGATGAACATGCGCCAGATGGGGCTGTGACCATAGATTTTGTGGGAGTCTGGGATACGGTCGGCGCAGTCGGGATGCCGTTTGAGGAGCTACGCGATCTGTTCAACTGGATCTATCCCATGCGGTTTTCTGAATTGACTCCCAGCAGCCGCATCATCCGTGCCTGCCACGCCTTATCGATCGACGACGATCGTCGGACTTTTCACCCGGAATTGTGGAATGAAAAGGACATACCTGCTGCTCAGGTTGATCAGGTATGGTTCGCGGGTGTGCACTCCAACGTGGGAGGCGGCTACGTGAAGCACGGCATGTCTCTGGTGGCTTTGGATTGGATGATGGCCGAGGCTGAGCTCTGCGGGCTACGTTTTATCAAGGCGGACCGCGAGTACGTCCACACACACCAAGACGTGCATGACGAGCTCTATGATGCCCGTGCTGGCTTAGGCGCGTACTATCGCTGGGAGCCGCGTGACATCGTGAAACTCTGTCGCGATCACCATATGGGTTTGCCGAAGATCCATGTCAGTTTGTTTGAACGGATTGCCAACGGCACGGGGTGCTATGCTCCCATCAATCTTCCCGTTCAGTGTGAGGTGGTCTGTACAAATGAGGAACAGTCGTGGCCTTCGGACCGGATTCTGTGGACGATTGAGCGTGAGATTGGGCGTGGTGAAGAGACAGGCATGAAGCCGGCAGGGAATGAGTCTCTGCTGGAACGCATGACCGGAACCATCAAGAGCGGAAAGATGTCCTACTACTGCTTCGTGGCGGCCTCGATCCCTGCCGTCGGTTGGTGGTATGCCTTGCCGCCCTTTCCACAGGCTGCGGAGACCGTAGCTCAATGGTGTCCCTATCCCAATCTCGTGATCGGCGGCATCTACGCCTGCCTTGGTGGGCTGGTCTGGTGGTGGTCCGATCGGGTCGACCGACGGATGGACGTTGTGGCCCAGAAGCATTGGCAACCGCGTCGTGAAGCGCTACGGAACATCTTCACGGAGGCTCGAACGCGACGGGAATTGGAGCAAGCCGAGGGGGGAACATCGACAGAACGAGAGCCAGGTAGTTTCGCATTGAGGTAG
- a CDS encoding class I SAM-dependent methyltransferase — protein MNKSTMADTRPTRVGGSFRDPSGYVYRHGDRIFRTVTNAGKEQFDFVHQSGLFKLLMREGHLLPFELIERPLLSDGDDESISYVLEVPKLTFISFPYEWPFPALKAAALLHLDIQLTALDHGVTLSDASAYNIQFIGATPTFIDHLSFRRYEQGEMWAGHRQFCEQFLSPLLLRSLFGIFHNAWYRGSLEGIPVVELSRLLTWRHYLKKNLLTHIVFQSWLQRSTESTLQGQGLDKNAVREGGLPRQAYRKLLTGLRDWIRSIEPLQTSKSTWQDYAKDNSYQAAESGEKVAFVRDFAAQHRPRQLWDFGCNAGVFAKAALEGGAEYVVGFDFDQGALDGCYAEARKDQLPIQSIVMDMANVSPDQGWLGIEREGLGARRSADALVALAVVHHLAISRNIPFGELLDWLVDLAPCGIIEFVPKTDPMVKKLLALRADIFEAYTWGFFTDRIGQKARIDRVLQVGQHGRTLVSYIRHGYEGIRREHPL, from the coding sequence ATGAATAAGTCGACGATGGCCGACACTCGACCTACCAGGGTAGGTGGGTCTTTTAGAGATCCTAGTGGGTACGTCTATCGCCATGGTGACCGCATTTTTCGTACCGTAACCAATGCGGGGAAAGAGCAATTCGACTTCGTTCACCAGTCCGGACTCTTCAAGTTGCTCATGCGAGAGGGACATCTCTTGCCTTTCGAGCTCATTGAGCGGCCTCTTTTGTCGGATGGAGATGACGAATCAATATCCTATGTGCTTGAGGTGCCGAAACTCACGTTTATATCGTTTCCTTACGAATGGCCGTTTCCAGCTCTCAAGGCCGCGGCCCTGTTGCATCTAGATATTCAGCTGACTGCTCTTGACCACGGCGTGACACTGTCTGATGCCTCTGCATACAATATCCAGTTCATTGGCGCCACTCCTACATTTATTGACCATCTCTCATTTCGGAGGTACGAACAGGGCGAGATGTGGGCGGGGCATCGGCAGTTTTGCGAGCAGTTTCTGAGTCCGCTCTTGTTGCGGTCGCTGTTCGGCATTTTCCACAACGCCTGGTATCGTGGGAGTCTGGAAGGGATTCCGGTCGTTGAATTGAGCCGGTTACTAACCTGGCGGCACTACCTCAAGAAGAATTTGTTAACGCATATTGTTTTCCAGTCCTGGCTGCAACGATCGACTGAGTCCACTTTACAGGGGCAGGGTCTCGACAAAAATGCCGTGAGAGAGGGGGGCCTCCCCCGGCAAGCGTATCGCAAGCTGCTCACCGGCCTGCGCGATTGGATCAGAAGCATTGAGCCTCTTCAAACAAGCAAATCGACTTGGCAGGACTATGCCAAGGATAACTCGTATCAGGCCGCCGAATCGGGTGAGAAAGTGGCCTTCGTGCGCGACTTTGCTGCGCAGCATCGCCCTCGGCAGTTGTGGGATTTTGGTTGTAATGCTGGAGTCTTTGCCAAGGCGGCCCTAGAAGGCGGCGCCGAGTACGTGGTCGGGTTCGATTTCGATCAAGGTGCACTCGACGGTTGCTACGCCGAGGCACGTAAAGATCAGCTTCCTATCCAATCAATTGTGATGGACATGGCCAATGTAAGCCCAGACCAAGGGTGGCTGGGAATCGAACGAGAAGGGCTTGGTGCCCGTCGATCCGCGGATGCCCTAGTGGCTCTCGCGGTAGTGCATCACCTGGCTATTTCACGGAACATTCCTTTTGGGGAGCTCTTGGATTGGCTAGTGGACCTTGCTCCTTGTGGGATCATCGAATTTGTCCCAAAGACAGATCCTATGGTGAAGAAACTCCTGGCGCTTCGGGCGGATATCTTTGAAGCCTACACGTGGGGATTTTTCACGGATCGCATCGGCCAAAAAGCACGGATCGACCGTGTTCTACAAGTCGGGCAACACGGCCGCACCCTCGTGAGTTACATCCGGCACGGATATGAGGGAATCCGCCGAGAGCATCCCCTGTGA
- a CDS encoding DUF3574 domain-containing protein, protein MNMAPCSAAGQLAVQELLYFGTATPSGHVTPEAWTQFLGEIVTPRFPEGLSTWRASGQWRSAAGEIIREPSYVLSLVHPNDPASNKALQDIIVTYKTRFQQEAVLRVTSHTCMSL, encoded by the coding sequence ATGAACATGGCGCCGTGCAGCGCCGCTGGGCAGCTTGCAGTGCAGGAATTGTTGTATTTCGGTACGGCAACGCCGTCCGGTCATGTCACGCCGGAGGCTTGGACGCAATTTCTTGGCGAGATAGTCACTCCACGTTTCCCCGAAGGACTCTCGACCTGGCGGGCCTCCGGCCAGTGGCGATCGGCCGCCGGTGAGATCATTCGCGAGCCCTCGTATGTCCTGAGTCTTGTTCATCCGAATGATCCCGCGTCGAACAAGGCCCTTCAGGATATTATCGTGACTTACAAGACGCGTTTCCAGCAAGAAGCCGTGCTCCGAGTCACGTCTCATACATGCATGTCTCTCTAG
- a CDS encoding HIT family protein: protein MTDPTCKACLGIWPRQDHFIADIGLSKVYLHDDQFFPGWTVVVFQRHATELFQLAPTERSQLIEEVNRVAKTLAEVYQVKKINYELLGNQLPHIHWHIIPRLSSDPAPLEPVWRVPHEPHLLTGATLQKAINRLTDLLRK, encoded by the coding sequence ATGACCGACCCGACATGCAAAGCTTGTCTCGGAATATGGCCAAGACAGGACCATTTCATCGCAGACATCGGATTGTCGAAGGTCTACCTCCATGATGACCAATTCTTCCCCGGCTGGACCGTCGTGGTCTTCCAGCGCCACGCCACCGAGTTATTCCAACTTGCCCCCACCGAACGTTCTCAGCTGATCGAGGAAGTCAATCGGGTAGCCAAGACGTTAGCCGAAGTCTACCAGGTCAAAAAGATCAACTATGAACTCCTTGGCAACCAACTTCCCCATATTCATTGGCATATCATTCCCCGGCTCTCGAGCGATCCAGCTCCCCTGGAACCGGTCTGGAGGGTACCGCATGAGCCCCATCTTCTGACGGGAGCGACCCTTCAAAAAGCTATCAACCGCCTTACAGACCTTCTTCGCAAGTAG
- a CDS encoding HD domain-containing protein: MKLYDYPDPHRAGRTIRGYDRPHAMRTAKMCVTVADRLGHPRNRIRLYHIACLLHDLGRAGLDRQLFGTIWSWAKQRDIPTRPREWRAIHPETTYGRETEAFVSLYRQDLIASGVPMDTWAVEQIEMRLGYARRLARRLRAVKPELKTLGIEWQPWMQQVMLYYYYPEQLAKAKAWVRQLSEVLVACEQFEAYSNQRRGRDYYARNKESLPEAFAYLDKLGQEGILSGQVLSAVRLLTAEGAFDAVLEKARGKPLTRSNRRYLRSLADWRG, from the coding sequence ATGAAACTCTACGATTATCCGGACCCCCATCGAGCAGGGCGAACAATCCGCGGCTATGATCGGCCACATGCCATGCGAACGGCGAAGATGTGTGTCACCGTCGCCGATCGATTAGGCCATCCGCGCAACCGGATACGGCTCTATCACATTGCCTGCCTTTTGCATGACTTGGGTCGCGCCGGCCTCGATCGGCAACTCTTTGGAACGATTTGGTCTTGGGCCAAGCAGCGGGACATTCCGACGAGACCTCGTGAATGGCGGGCGATTCACCCGGAGACGACGTATGGCCGGGAGACGGAAGCCTTCGTTTCCTTGTATCGCCAGGATCTGATCGCCTCCGGCGTACCCATGGACACGTGGGCCGTCGAGCAGATCGAAATGCGGCTGGGCTATGCTCGACGCCTTGCCAGACGATTGCGTGCGGTGAAGCCGGAGCTGAAGACACTTGGTATCGAGTGGCAGCCTTGGATGCAGCAGGTGATGCTGTATTACTACTATCCAGAGCAGCTGGCTAAGGCAAAGGCATGGGTGCGGCAATTGTCGGAGGTCCTCGTTGCCTGCGAACAGTTTGAGGCCTACAGTAATCAGCGCCGGGGACGCGATTATTATGCTCGGAACAAAGAGAGCTTGCCGGAGGCTTTTGCCTATCTCGACAAGCTGGGGCAAGAAGGCATTTTGAGCGGACAAGTCTTGAGCGCCGTACGATTGCTGACGGCTGAAGGCGCGTTCGATGCTGTCCTGGAAAAAGCGCGAGGCAAGCCACTGACGCGGAGCAACCGCCGTTACCTTCGCAGCCTTGCGGATTGGAGAGGATGA
- a CDS encoding secondary thiamine-phosphate synthase enzyme YjbQ, whose translation MMAVHTVSLTIRMEGGTQVDNITKSVADALAGSHLTAGIATVFVKHTTASVLIIEDEPGIRADTKAFWDRLIPPDPRWRHNTVNPGEDNGHSHLRGQLQGPSITVPFAAGRLLLGTWQQIVVVDFDTRPRTRELVVQVLGE comes from the coding sequence ATGATGGCGGTCCACACTGTTTCGCTGACGATCCGTATGGAAGGCGGCACGCAGGTCGATAACATCACGAAATCCGTTGCCGATGCGTTGGCTGGTTCCCATCTTACAGCCGGAATTGCGACGGTCTTCGTCAAGCACACCACCGCCTCCGTCTTGATCATTGAGGACGAACCAGGGATTCGCGCAGACACGAAAGCGTTTTGGGACCGGCTCATTCCTCCTGACCCCCGCTGGCGACACAATACGGTCAATCCCGGCGAAGACAACGGCCACAGCCATCTTCGAGGGCAACTTCAAGGGCCTTCCATCACCGTTCCATTTGCAGCCGGCAGACTGCTGCTCGGCACCTGGCAACAAATCGTGGTGGTGGATTTCGATACCCGCCCCAGAACCCGAGAACTTGTCGTGCAGGTTCTTGGTGAATAG
- a CDS encoding trypsin-like peptidase domain-containing protein, whose protein sequence is MNSHAKFMTLLLVTSMLASPINAAEWGKPLGAVYDGPEGKPRPVTPSPVELSADERSTIAVFERATKSVVFIANTAIQQDVWSLNVMEVPQGSGSGFVWSKQGHIVTNFHVIYGADAIKVTLADRSEHQAKLVGADPDHDLAVLQIQVLDGYLEPLAIGASHDLRVGQKVLAIGNPFGLDHTLTTGVVSALGRTIKSLSNRTIEGVIQTDAAINPGNSGGPLLDGVGRLIGVNTQIMSPSGAYAGIGFAVPVDMVNRIVPELIKHGKLIRPGLGVSLVPDAMAKRWGINGVIIGKVTRGGAADRAGLKGARETRIGRIRLGDVIVSVAGKTVTTIDDLMDVMEAHKVGEEVSVEIVRENRREKVSVTLQAVN, encoded by the coding sequence GTGAATAGCCACGCCAAATTCATGACGCTCCTCCTGGTGACATCGATGCTTGCCTCACCGATCAATGCGGCGGAATGGGGCAAGCCGCTTGGTGCCGTCTATGACGGGCCTGAAGGGAAGCCACGCCCGGTGACGCCCTCTCCGGTTGAACTAAGCGCCGATGAACGATCAACGATCGCGGTGTTTGAACGGGCGACCAAATCCGTCGTGTTCATTGCCAACACAGCAATACAACAAGATGTCTGGTCGCTCAACGTCATGGAAGTGCCTCAAGGGTCAGGGTCCGGTTTTGTGTGGAGCAAGCAAGGCCACATCGTCACCAACTTTCATGTTATCTATGGTGCCGACGCGATCAAGGTTACGTTGGCCGATCGGAGTGAACACCAGGCGAAGCTGGTCGGGGCCGATCCCGATCACGATCTGGCCGTACTCCAAATTCAGGTGCTGGATGGTTATCTGGAGCCGTTGGCGATCGGTGCTTCGCATGACTTGCGGGTGGGGCAGAAGGTACTTGCGATCGGGAATCCATTCGGGCTCGATCATACCTTGACGACCGGAGTCGTGAGTGCGTTGGGACGAACCATCAAATCCCTGTCGAATCGGACGATTGAAGGTGTAATCCAGACCGATGCGGCGATCAATCCTGGTAATTCGGGCGGTCCTCTTCTCGATGGGGTTGGGCGATTGATCGGCGTCAATACGCAAATCATGAGTCCGAGCGGAGCCTATGCCGGGATTGGTTTCGCCGTTCCCGTCGACATGGTGAATCGGATCGTTCCGGAACTCATCAAGCACGGCAAGCTCATCCGCCCGGGGTTGGGTGTCTCACTCGTGCCGGACGCAATGGCGAAGCGATGGGGGATCAACGGAGTCATCATCGGCAAAGTAACACGCGGCGGTGCGGCCGATCGCGCTGGGCTCAAGGGGGCTCGTGAAACCAGGATCGGGCGGATCCGACTCGGCGACGTTATCGTCTCGGTCGCTGGAAAGACGGTGACTACCATTGATGACCTGATGGACGTGATGGAAGCGCACAAAGTCGGTGAAGAAGTGAGCGTGGAAATTGTGCGGGAAAATCGGCGTGAAAAAGTGTCGGTGACTCTTCAGGCGGTCAATTAG
- a CDS encoding AAA family ATPase, whose protein sequence is MSDRRPPDQDHFKDRRDEPSQKTGTDPLELIEQCLAAFPEGDVRQKLLYKLRHAVTLSQAAHQQRELEFKKVSEVVAKLTAPANRIGTLLDVPDEGLARIVVGGAEYYANVDPRVPGTDLKIGTQVLVNEAYAVIRTLGYDRTGPILKLAEAMPDGRLRFEQEMGRQSLILQRSTDLVPAELKAGDEIRIDPSHRVAIEKMQDRKASRHLLDETPKVTWDQIGGQDEAIAGIRKAIEYPLLHAETFERFKFSQPKGFLLYGPPGCGKTLIGQAAAGSLAKLVSESKQEQTSDTAKRSPVISGAFLHVKGPEILNMWLGESERMVRDLFEQARARRKDGALPFIFIDEAESILGTRRAMRSFNISNTLVPMFCSEMDGIESLRDVVIILASNRPDLIDPAVLRPGRIDRKIKVSRPNKDAAAEILKVYLTVDLPLDSVLVKERGGEQVQAVASLVEDIIESIFHRTEDNRLLSIRLRSGQNKVLYRGDLVSGAILASIVQRAKEKAIDRTVQSGQQSGLQAKDLLDSVSEEFREGDMLPPDDAAEEWLKLLDHHPEQVIGISSFRRGRQTEERPVNQII, encoded by the coding sequence ATGAGTGATCGCAGACCTCCTGATCAAGATCATTTCAAGGATCGGAGAGATGAGCCATCGCAGAAGACCGGCACCGATCCGCTCGAATTGATTGAGCAATGTTTGGCCGCATTTCCGGAGGGGGATGTTCGACAGAAACTGCTATATAAGTTGCGTCATGCGGTGACGCTGTCTCAAGCCGCCCATCAACAACGTGAGCTGGAATTCAAGAAAGTGAGCGAGGTCGTCGCCAAACTGACGGCACCGGCCAATCGTATCGGCACCTTACTTGATGTTCCAGATGAAGGACTCGCCCGCATCGTCGTCGGTGGGGCCGAGTATTATGCCAACGTGGACCCCCGGGTCCCCGGTACGGATCTTAAAATCGGAACGCAGGTTCTAGTCAACGAAGCCTACGCCGTGATCAGGACGCTCGGGTACGATCGTACCGGCCCTATCTTGAAATTGGCCGAGGCCATGCCCGACGGACGATTGCGGTTTGAGCAGGAGATGGGCCGGCAATCGTTGATCTTGCAGAGGTCGACCGATCTCGTCCCTGCGGAGCTCAAGGCAGGCGATGAAATTCGCATTGATCCCAGCCATCGTGTGGCGATCGAAAAAATGCAGGATCGCAAAGCAAGCCGCCATCTTCTCGACGAAACCCCGAAAGTCACTTGGGATCAGATCGGCGGGCAGGACGAGGCGATCGCCGGCATCCGAAAGGCGATCGAGTATCCGCTGTTGCATGCGGAGACGTTCGAACGGTTCAAATTTTCCCAGCCGAAGGGCTTTCTGCTCTATGGCCCGCCTGGATGTGGGAAGACGCTCATCGGACAAGCGGCAGCCGGTAGCTTGGCCAAACTGGTCAGTGAATCAAAGCAGGAACAGACATCTGATACAGCTAAGCGCTCGCCGGTGATAAGCGGAGCATTTCTGCATGTGAAAGGGCCTGAAATCCTCAACATGTGGCTTGGAGAATCCGAGCGGATGGTTCGGGATCTCTTCGAACAGGCCCGGGCGAGGCGCAAGGACGGCGCCTTGCCGTTTATCTTCATCGACGAGGCGGAGTCGATTTTGGGGACAAGACGCGCCATGCGCTCCTTCAATATCTCGAATACGCTCGTGCCGATGTTTTGCAGCGAAATGGATGGGATCGAATCGCTACGTGACGTCGTCATTATTTTAGCCTCCAACCGCCCTGATTTGATCGATCCGGCGGTACTGCGCCCAGGCCGGATCGATCGGAAAATCAAAGTGAGTCGGCCGAACAAGGACGCTGCAGCCGAGATTCTGAAGGTCTATTTGACTGTGGATCTGCCGCTGGACTCAGTGCTGGTGAAAGAGCGAGGCGGTGAGCAGGTGCAGGCAGTGGCCTCGCTCGTCGAAGACATCATCGAGTCGATCTTCCATCGAACGGAGGATAATCGGCTGCTGTCGATCCGGCTCAGGAGCGGGCAAAACAAGGTGTTGTATCGCGGTGATTTGGTGAGCGGAGCTATCTTGGCCTCGATCGTGCAGCGTGCCAAGGAAAAGGCGATCGATCGTACCGTTCAGTCGGGGCAGCAGTCAGGACTGCAGGCCAAAGACCTCTTGGATTCCGTCTCAGAGGAATTTCGAGAGGGTGACATGTTGCCGCCTGACGATGCTGCGGAGGAGTGGCTGAAGCTGCTGGATCATCACCCGGAACAGGTGATTGGAATTTCCTCGTTCCGGCGGGGGCGTCAGACGGAAGAACGACCCGTGAATCAGATCATCTAA
- a CDS encoding proteasome accessory factor PafA2 family protein, producing the protein MRLFGIETEYGITRDDVPEIDPVVESMELVRAYLEASFERRWDYAGEDPHEDARGFRVPGLQQDKEEDEFAKVDAHRPFSFYEMKSDLVLPNGARFYNDHTHPEYSTPECRTLRDLLAQDRVGERIVLCAAQRRNRALGGDHVRLYKNNTDFHGHSYGCHDNYLVSRAVPFPALVAGLVPFLVSRQLIAGAGKVGTEAQESRYVPGQYQLSQRADFMEAELGVDTMHDRPILNTRDEPHADRKKYRRLHLIIGDANMCEYATALKVGTTRLVLDLIERGAMPNIELDQPVAAVKQLSRDPDLKAEVRLKNGRRLSALELQEYYCEAAGRELAGSDEESDWLLREWGETLRLLAQDRSQLVGKLDWVTKQWLLETFMQEERIGWDDPWLASLDLEYHNVDPEQGLYLGLEAEGKVWRMTTDEAIDEAFQNGPSDTRAGLRGLCVQKFSDQIKSMQWERIQFAGGLGTPNLDMGDLFNPREVRRCMDIFQHAHSPADALATWSRRKDMET; encoded by the coding sequence ATGCGGCTTTTTGGCATCGAAACCGAGTATGGGATTACGAGGGATGACGTACCAGAGATAGATCCGGTCGTGGAATCGATGGAATTGGTGCGGGCCTATCTGGAAGCTTCCTTTGAACGCCGGTGGGATTATGCCGGCGAAGATCCCCACGAAGATGCTCGTGGCTTTCGCGTCCCCGGTCTCCAGCAAGATAAGGAAGAAGATGAGTTTGCGAAGGTGGATGCCCATCGCCCCTTTTCATTCTATGAAATGAAGAGCGATCTCGTGTTGCCGAACGGCGCGCGATTCTACAACGACCATACGCATCCCGAGTATTCGACTCCTGAGTGCCGGACCCTGAGAGATCTGCTGGCTCAGGATCGTGTGGGGGAACGTATTGTGCTGTGCGCCGCCCAACGCCGTAATCGAGCGCTCGGAGGCGATCACGTCCGACTGTATAAGAACAACACGGATTTCCATGGCCACAGTTACGGATGTCACGACAACTATCTTGTCTCGCGAGCTGTTCCCTTTCCGGCTCTCGTTGCCGGCTTGGTGCCGTTCTTGGTAAGTCGGCAATTGATCGCCGGTGCGGGAAAGGTGGGGACTGAAGCACAGGAGTCTCGTTATGTTCCAGGACAGTATCAGCTCTCGCAGCGCGCCGACTTTATGGAAGCGGAGTTGGGCGTCGATACGATGCATGACCGACCGATTCTCAACACCAGAGATGAACCCCACGCTGATCGCAAGAAATATCGCCGACTCCATCTCATTATCGGCGATGCCAACATGTGCGAGTATGCGACAGCGTTGAAGGTGGGCACGACCAGACTGGTGCTCGACCTCATCGAGCGAGGGGCTATGCCGAACATCGAGCTGGATCAGCCGGTGGCAGCCGTGAAACAGTTGTCGCGTGATCCGGACCTGAAAGCTGAGGTTCGTCTCAAAAACGGACGGAGGCTTTCAGCTTTAGAGCTTCAAGAGTATTACTGTGAGGCGGCAGGTCGCGAGTTGGCCGGATCCGATGAGGAATCGGATTGGCTGTTGAGGGAATGGGGTGAAACTTTACGTTTGTTGGCGCAAGACCGCTCGCAGTTGGTGGGGAAGCTGGACTGGGTCACAAAACAGTGGTTGCTCGAAACCTTCATGCAGGAGGAACGTATCGGCTGGGACGATCCCTGGTTGGCCAGCCTGGACTTGGAGTATCACAATGTCGATCCCGAGCAGGGGCTTTACCTGGGGTTGGAGGCAGAGGGGAAAGTTTGGCGGATGACGACAGACGAGGCAATTGACGAGGCGTTTCAGAACGGTCCGAGCGATACTCGTGCCGGGCTGCGTGGACTCTGCGTGCAGAAATTTTCGGATCAGATTAAGTCGATGCAGTGGGAGCGGATCCAGTTTGCGGGCGGGCTTGGCACCCCTAATTTGGACATGGGGGACCTTTTTAATCCGCGGGAAGTCAGACGGTGTATGGACATCTTCCAACATGCCCATTCACCGGCTGATGCGCTGGCAACCTGGAGCCGCAGAAAGGATATGGAGACATGA
- a CDS encoding ubiquitin-like protein UBact translates to MKHSMMPERREGPVDPMPKSPSPEEGSGPRRPDTGSPDKDILMKRMRKVDPKQAERYRQRTGE, encoded by the coding sequence ATGAAACACAGCATGATGCCGGAACGGCGCGAGGGGCCGGTGGATCCCATGCCGAAATCTCCCAGCCCGGAAGAGGGAAGTGGGCCACGCCGCCCGGACACGGGATCGCCGGACAAGGATATTCTGATGAAGCGGATGCGGAAAGTTGATCCCAAACAGGCGGAGCGGTATCGGCAGAGGACAGGGGAGTAA